In Cherax quadricarinatus isolate ZL_2023a chromosome 5, ASM3850222v1, whole genome shotgun sequence, the genomic window tcatattcaccacctcttcgtatcccacgctggcaatttgatcaggcaaattggaacctttactcacaactaactgtttttagtgaggttccttcttcgtcctccattgatgagcttttacacctcttctcgtcctccgttttaaccgcagcttctcattctataccccaaagtttgggcaggcattctcagaaatgcgtgagttggtggtcttctgcttgtgctcgtgcagtacgtttgaaactcgctgcatggggcaggtactggtacaatagaaccacggagagacttcttgattttaagcagaagtgtgcgattgctcgccgtgtcatccgtgacgctaaacgcatttgctggcgagattatgtctccaccatcacctatgcttcctctatgagtgcagtctggaaaaaagtacgaaaactgagtggtaaatattctcctgacccggctcctgttctgcgggttgccggtgttgatatagcaaacccactagatgttgccaatgaaattggcaatcatctggtccgtatttctcagagGCTCCAtatatgcccctcgtttctttcctcaaagtctgccagagagttagctcccttggacttttcttctctcagagaagaacagtataatgtgccttttacacttcaagaactggaggcaacactctcagcttgccgatcatcggcagctgggcccgacgacatccatattcgtatgctacaacatttacatcagtcagcccttgcagtcctattacgccttttcaatcttatttggtcacaaggagttcttccacagctgtggaaatctgccattgttctccctttctgcaaaccaggcactacgggacatgaagcctcccactgtcgtcctattgctcttaccagtgcagtttgcaaagtgatggaacgcctggtaaatagacgtttagtgtggtatttagagacacacaacagtctctccactcgtcaatatggctttcgtaagggacgttctaccatagaccccttactacgcttggatacgtatgttcataatgcctttgcaaataaccactcaagttattgccatattttttgaccttgagaaggcatatgacacaacttggaggtataatattttagcccaagcccactccttaggcctccgaggcaatctaccatccttccttaagaactttttaactgatagacatttccgtgttcgggttaataatgtgctctccccggactttatccaagctgaaggtgtcccccagggatgtgttctgagcacaacactttttctccttgctattaatgatttggcttctagtcttccatcaaatatttggtcatcactctatgttgatgactttgctattgcctgtgcaggcactgactgtcacctcattacagtttctctccagcatgcggtcgaccgtgttatCAATTGGGCCACCaaacatgggtttaaattttccagcactaaaacccaccaaattactttcactagatgctctgtcatctccgatcatcctttgtacctctatggctcccgtatccctgaacgtgatacagtcaagtttctgggcctcctctttgaccgtaggttatcctggaaacctcacattacctctctgaaggcaacttgtcacagccggctgaaccttcttaaaacccttgctcatctttcatggggagctgatcgtcgaaccctccttcgcctacattccaccctcattttatcgaaacttgattatggtgaccagatctattcagcggtatctcctgctactctctctagccttaaccccattcatcaccaaggattacgtttatgccttggtgcttttcgctcttcccctgttgagagcctctatgcagaagcgaacgttccatccttatccgatcgccgtgatgcccattgccttcgctactatgtacgctctcatgatttccgcaatccttccatttatagaatggtcactgatattagtaaacattctttatttgttcgccgcccctgtttactccgtcccttctctctccgccttcattcgctcttgtcttctcttcagttaccacctttctatgttcatgtagcatctcacttttccctacccccctgggaagttccagctgttcgagtctgttctttctctctcccttgctcgaaagcccaactgtctatggtcgcttcctgctctcttttccttgaccacttccactctcattctcatgccattgctgtgtacacagatggctctaagtcttctgatggcgtaggatttgcagcagtgtttccggacagtgtcgtacgagggcatttactatcttcggctagtatttttactgctgaattgtatgccatccttgcagcacttatccgtattgcatctatgcctgtgtcatcatttgtggttgtctcagcctCCCTTAGCGCTTTACagactatacagaaatttgatacacctcaccccttagtcctccgtatccaactttggctatgccgtatctcttcCAAGcaaaaagatattgttttttgttgggtccctagtcatgttgacgtacagggcaatgaacaggcagacactgctgcgcggtcagcagtacatgacctaccagtttcatatagaggtattccatttacggactattttgctgcaatatcttcccaccttcacacccattggcaacaacgttggtctactatgctcggtaacaaacttcaatctattaaaccaagtataggttactggccgtcttactatcaccagtgtcgaggttgggagactactctctcctgtcttcgcattggccatactcatcttactcatggatatctcatggagaggcgccctgctcctctctgtgagaattgccaggctccattatcagtcagccatattctgttggactgcccactttatcaacgagcacgcagaatttacctccgtcgtcgtcttcgctccgctgctctctctttaccttcctttctcgctgatggacccacctttcatccggactctctcattgactttttgacaacaactgacttacttcacaaattctgataccttcagccctttctacctcaatctcttgctaccctctacccccgtactatcccctgccccgctgttttctgtaacctactgatcatccctcctcccttctgctgcccaataccctcgcttccttccctaccctgcagcgctgtatagcccttgtggcttagcgcttcttttttattataataataataatctactgtaAAGAAGTGGAAAGAGATGCTTGGACTGCTGTTCTTTCTTTATATATAAaactgttccttaataatatgagaaatcacaaaagcactTTTAATAATATTGATTTTCAATGCTGTTACATTGCATAAAAACAGAGGAGAAGGTAAATAAGGACTACCAAGCACTGGATTACAGTACTATTAAATTACTATACTGCTGTAGTAAAACtgcatatttaaattttaagcaaTATTTGTACAATTTTTTTTGCAACACAATGGCTgtctcacaccaaggcaggggacccgaaaaagaagaaacagatATTTATATCTATTTTCAAAATTATAAGTTGCTGATAGCCTTAGGGAATGTAGCTTAGGGATAGTACTGTACTTTTAATGTAGGTACTAGCTAGTGATGGGATGATCCCAAAATGATTGCTGATAGTGATACCAATACGTACTCAATTTTAGGCTGATACCAATATCATCAAAATTTGCTGATACTCATCAATtctgataccatcaaaattagccaaTATCCAACGATACTAATATGTATTCTGTTTTAGGCAGATACCCACAGATACTTCAAAACATCCCTAATACTAGCTGTTAATCACTTATTACATTTTAAATTAATATTCCACTCCCTTGATAGTTAAATTACAGTGATCTAATGttttaagacacacacacaatacttatTTACCTTTCCTTTTATCTGACGATTTAATGTTTTAACTTTCTCTCCTGATTCCTGGTCCAACACCACAGCTAGGATTTCCGTGTCACTGTCACTCAAACCAAAGTTCTTCAATGATAATGTAATCTGAAAAAAAAGGTTAAATATCATCATGATATTATATTATACTCTTTAGGGTCACAACTTTGCCTTTAATAACAAAATGGTGTAGTAATGAGAATTTTTAAGCAAACATTCATCTGAAGTCTATAAAGATTACCCAGATAAAAATGGTTTACAAGTGAAAAACgaccaacgtgttaaaaaaaagtcTTCATAAAACTTTCACAAGCTAATGTAACATGACATtaaaatgcatgtacagtatATCATTTTACAACTAAATCAAGATCAATTATATTTCAGTAAGCAATAACAAAAATTATTAGTAGTGTACACAAAATGCATTACAAtaagttctcttataaagttccttcagtttgattttttttgtaaatgtaaCTGAGAAAGTGCATCAAAAATGAATAGCACATGAAAAGGTCTTCATAATATGTTTTATCCAAATTTGCATTCAGTTTTTCAATTGGATTtggatgagggtatcaaatgatttagataaagaaaaattggatatcaaattggggaggaggagtatggaagaagtgaatgttttcagatacttgggagttgacgtgtcggcggatggatttatgaaggatgaggttaatcatagaattgatgaaggaaaaaagatgagtggtgcattgaggtatatgtggagtcaaaaaatgttatctatggaggcaaagaagggaatgtatgaaagtatagtagtaccaacactcttatatgggtgtgaagcttgggttgtgaatgcatcagcgaggaggtggttggaggcagtggagatgtcctgtcttagggcaatgtgtggtgtaaatattatgcagaaaattcggagtgtggaaattaggagaaggtgtggagttaataaaagtattagtcagagggctgaagaggggttgttgaggtggtttggtcatttagagagaatggatcaaagtagaatgacatggagagcatttaaatctgtaggagaaggaaggcggggtaggggtcgtcctcgaaaaggttggaaggaaggggtaagggaggttttgtgggcgaggggcttggacttccagcaggcatgcatgagcatgttcgataggagtgaatggagacgaaaggtatttgggacctgacgatctgttggagtgtgagcagagtaatatttagtgaagggattcagggaaaccggttatttttatatagctggacttgagtcctggaaatgggaagtacaatgcctgcactctaaaggaggggttttgggatattagcagtttggagagatatgttgtgtatctttatacgtatatgcttctaaactgttgtgttctgagcacctctgcaaaaacagtgattatgtgtgagtgaggtgaaagtgttgaatgatgatgaaagtattatctttttggggattttctttctttttgggtcaccctgcctcagtgggagacggccgacttgttgaaaaagaaaaaaaaaatttgcaaaaATCAAActatatacagtatttttcatcagaccagccatatcccactgaggcagggtgacctaaaaagaaaaacgaaagtttctctttttaactttagtaatgtatacaggagaaggggttactagcccctttctcccggcatgttagttgcctcttacgacacgcatggcttaaagaggaagaattctcttccactttcacatggagataagaggaaataaacaagaacaagaactagtgagAAAATAGAAGATAaccaagaggggtgtgtatatatatgcttgtacatgcaagtacagtatgacctaagtgtaagtagtagtagtaagatatacctgaaattttgcatgtttatgagacagaaaaaagacaccagcaatcctaccatcatttaaaacaattacaggcttccgttctatactcacctggcaggatggtagtacctccctgggcagctgctgtctaccaacctactacctccaaaCAGTCATATATAGAAAATAATTTGGTCATAACACAACTGAGGAAAAAAAATCCAGTCGCatagttcaaaaaaaaaaaagaacattatAAAATGACAGAGAAGTGCTTTGATAAatgttatatataatatttacattttttgatggTGACAGATTAAAGATGATTTCGGTAAATACTGAACGAGTTACCATCTTCTTAGCTGTTAAAGATCTCACAGCTTTGTTGGCAGCAACCAGAACTTGAAATGAGTCTACTACCTGCAAGGAAATCTTTTTCAGTACACAGTAATCAAGTATCACTACAAGCAAATCTGACATTTTAATATTTTACTGTAATTCCTATAATTTTAAATAAGCTTGGAACATATTTAACAATCTAACTTTTCCACTGAAACTCTGAAACTTTATTCATAAACAATAGCTAATTTATATTGCATTTTTTCTTTCAAGGATACATTATGCTTTCTTTACAACTGCATCTACACAGATTAACCTGATCATTATCAATTTAAAAACAAAGCACATAAAATTCTGTTAAGCTCCACAAGATATACAGAGATATCACAGAATCACAAGTTTAATACACtgtataaacaagtgtattatgGAATTAAACACACATCTATGCAGTACCATTCCTATATCTTATTCCTGAATGACTGTTATAGGTCAGTGCtaggttattataataatattcttATTCTTGCATTACACAAGCACATTAGTAAAAGAGACGTACTTGTCCACTGATCATGATAGGACCCCTTactactgtcacaatcacagttCATATACTACTTGGCCCATTATATGTAAGGATTAAGTCATACATCCTTCATGCCTGTTaatgcattaaccctttcagggccaaAAAGGGTCGTTCTCAGGGTCaacaaatttgaaaaaaaaaaaaaaaaatcttatgaaaagatagagaatcttttcccgatcataatgacaccaaaagtatgaaatttgatggaaaacttacggaattatgctctcgcgaagttagcggtctcgacgatgtttatgtatcggcgattttgccaactttgagccctatttttggccaattcctgtgcactagttgacaaaaatcataactatttcactagaactccattttttctatcgaatgagtacaagaaaccacccatttactgatttcaactatctaataaagtggtcagaatctagcaattttgtcaatttcacacaaatttcaaaagatgccaatttccaaatagggtccagaataaacaagcaagacattcctggcactaaaataacatttcttctgttcattagtcatgtcccaatgcccctcttacattcttttgctttccactttgaatttttattctcacaaaaaatagaagatttactgttatgcagactactgcattagtgtagaaatggtataaataatatcagtgcacttgtgaaagaatattagactcaccagttgatgcgTATTGGATGCgttgcatgatttgtttacttttgaacttcggcaaaaatcgaagatttctgctactttgagctcaatttcaaggtacttttcattgtaaaaccaatcaaaatcatctcaatttctgtaatatgtctttcattctataaaatgagaccaggaaaactagaataccatcataaataccacatgaaaatacagtgcaaagtcggttttaaaccaaaaacactgtcaaagttttttttttctctcattatgcactgtgtgctgcaggattttttttatactgcgcgcactgaccacatagacccattctttcatatgtaggcctaccagctttctctcactagatctgagggcgctagaatttaggcgtacaagtacgtcaaaaaccctggtgcgtaagacgtactagtacgtcggaaaccctgaaagggttaaatgttataCAGGGAAAATGTGAGTGTGTTATTGTCTTTTCAATAAAGATACGTGTAGGTAGATACAGGAGTAAATTCTGAAATATTTACAAGAAAAAGCAAGCAGAGCACAGTTTAGATAAACACTAAATGTTGGCATAAAATAATAAACACAAAAAATACAAAAGAGGTTTAATGTTAAATAATTAAGGGAAGAGAATCCAAGTGCAATCATCAGCAAATAAGAGATTGTTTGGAGAAAAAATATGAGCAGTTCCAGAGGTAGAAACGTGTGATTAAATGAAATGTTAAAACTAGATACAGGAGGGCCACATTTCACAGCATttcgctaatgcagcagtttttaaTTAcagccattcttcatttattcagacttcctacaacgaatatattcaccactcactataggctaaggtaagtaatatgtgtactgtatatgcattttttaagcttagctctattgctcactttatatatgatagtgtaaacatgttatcaggttttTATTCATCTGAAAGTGTAAAAAAGtccatgtttcactttacagcaattttagctttacagcagtagcccggaacctaacctgctgtataaacaagACCCTCCTGTATATAATGCTGTATCTTTTTTAAGCTTTTTGCTGTGTAACTGACTTGTCGATAACCTCAACTGGCATTCAGTGATAACAGGGCACTTGACTGCTTTAATTCTTCTGACATGGCAAATATTAGGAAACTGATGGCTTCTACATTATTAACATATTTGTAGGGAAATGCTAAACTTGTAAAGGCAATACAACACCTGCGGAATAGGAGACAATATGCCTTGATCCATGGAAGTAATGGATAGCTcccattccctggatcaagagcccttcatcagcatcaagacacctcacTAGAAGGGATGACTACCTCAGAGAAGAATTATAGCTGTCTTTATACAACAGTTTACAGTACTGTGCAGTAGTACTTAGTTGTTGATGAGGCAGCCAATACCAAAAATCCtgttaaaaataattttaaatatagaAGACTGTTAGCGTATTGGTAAAAATATGAATTGTTACGTACTATTTCTGGTTTGATTAGACTAGCCTCCACCTTCCCCTGCATTATAAGTTGATGCACTTCTGCTGCATTCTCCACATCAGTGTACAACAAGATGTGGCATACAGTCTGTTCTGCATCTTCTAATTTGACTGTTAAACTCATGTTTCATTAACTCAACCTGCAAAACAAATATATACTTCATATACAAATTGCCCTCTAACTCTTGACCTATTCTTTCCAGAGTAATTCATCTGCAGTGCTCTCATACAGTTTTTTTTCATACACTCTTTCCCTCAGCTGTGTGCTTTCTACTTTTTTATAAtagtcatggggaagcactaaacttgaAAAGGTCATATAGGACCTCAGGAGTAGAAGGTAATCAGATCTGTTCCAAGGAAAAGGAGGGTAGATCAAATTCCTTTTATCAAGAGCCCTTTATTAGCATTAAGACACTTTCCCTAGAAGGGCTTTCTCTAAGTTCTAACCATTCACCCCTTCTTACCATTCAATAGAGGTTCTCTGATGCTGGCAAGAggtttttgattcaaggaattgcaaATGTCCTCTTTTTCCTTAGATCGAATCCAACCACTTTGCATTCTTCTGGCACTGTATGGCcattacaggtttagtgcttcctaattataataatgttattttcatatagtcggacttgagtcctggaaatgggaagtacaatgcctgcactttaaaggaggggtttgggatattggcagtttggagggatatgttgtgtatctttatatgtgtatgcttctaaactgttgtattctgagcacctctgcaaaaacagtgataatgtgtgtgtggtgaaagtgttgaatgatgatgaaagtattttctttttggggattttctttcttttttgggtcaccctgcctcggtgggagacggccgacttgtcgaaaaaaaaaaaaaattataattaataataatttttcatcACCTTTTCTGTATCTTATTTCAGTTTATTATAACATTAGCGGCAAGGGCTGAACCTGTAAAGGATCATACAGAACATGGGAAGTGAGTAATTAGGTTCAATCCAAAAATGGGGAAATGACTCCAATTTCTTGGAACAAGTGCCCTTCACTGCCAACAAAGCATACCCGAAGACTacacaaaagaaagaaaaaagcttGTGTTGTATTAAAATTCACATCTAACAAGATTTTTCGACTTGCTGATTTATTTTAGTAATGAAAATGCACTCCACCaacattcaaaacactaaacctactcaccatacaaaatatCCATacatatcaaccttgacctaaaatgctttcttgatagttgtgagagaatccacaggcataacaccagacacaaacatctctacgacattccccgtgtgcaactaaacctttacaaaaattcaatgtatgtcaaaggccctaaaatctggaacaccctacctgagaactctagaactgcagacacattcatcaccttcaaaactaccattagaaaacatcttatctccctgatacaccccgtcaactaactacacgaataccacctggtggttcacacactcactcacccatttgaccataaacagaaatattaatctcaatcttaaaataatgaatcctgtgatactccaatactgaaactatgtactgtgccaaaacaaaagcattcacattgctaaactcacaaactagtatttagtcacttagccataataccaacttacctcataatttgtaatattttaaaattaagaattaaactaagtctgcccaaaatgcctagccatgctaggtgttctagtggtacactctgtaatcattattttactacatgtaaaccacacaataaccaaattctgtaatctcagcattgtaatccttatagagaataaactttgaatttgaatttgaattacatacatagaacacttaactctgatattaaccctcccctcaaacatctccttgccaacctcaacagaacacatgaccataacacaaggcacagatcgctctttgatgttccccgtgtccatctcacgctatgcaaaaactcaacgcacataaaaggccctaaaatctggaattcattatctgtaaatataaaagaaacactacctgtttataaattcaagtctcttctcaaagatcacttactcacccaaaaccaaataaatactgaataactgaaccttataattttttttttatttttatcacactggccgattcccaccaaggcagggtggcccgaaaaagaaaaactttcaccatcattcactccatcactgtcttgccagaagggtgctttacactacagtttttaaactgcaacattattgtatatcttaaatgtatatcttaaatgtttctcacaattatatcacataaatgttaaacctaagacccaatctaactttgttattttttaaatacactacctgacagaatactccattcaactgaatgtacagcaatgcatgcaaccatatgacctgtctttgtaatactcatttgtgctttattgttatctgtttacaataatgttttatcactgattacatcattgcttagttaatcttaagttaattttaagccagcccgtaatgctatgcatacaagtggctttggcatgctgctcttacctgtatttttttgtacctctgtatgtatgctcaaattactaaataaataaataaataaataaataaactcaTTGGGGGTCATATacacaaggacctcaatggaaatacgtcactttgatttttgggggttatccaaggtaacagtatatacatatgctgctaagtaagTTTTTCTTCGGgtacagatacacaaacacagttacataaattatcatacatagcagcatgtgtagattacctaggataacacaaacaAGTCAAATTGACAtttttccactgggatccttttaATAATTGTTGTTTAAACTTTAAAGCTAAAATAGGTAAGTAATTTAACTATGTTTAAAGTACATGTAGTTACAATAAAAGGAAAGCAAATTTAGTAAATTAAATTTTAGAAGTCAAAAACAGGTAAGtaactgttgtgatagaaacacaggccttatctctaggctttattgaacatagaatcttcatagtacttctgcaacaacaaaatataatgactagtacatctaataacggcttctacag contains:
- the LOC128705390 gene encoding EKC/KEOPS complex subunit TPRKB, which encodes MSLTVKLEDAEQTVCHILLYTDVENAAEVHQLIMQGKVEASLIKPEIVVDSFQVLVAANKAVRSLTAKKMVTRSVFTEIIFNLSPSKNITLSLKNFGLSDSDTEILAVVLDQESGEKVKTLNRQIKGKQATLAEMKKLTNEVKVKELYKVTDIELEVSSLLDAVVSRMACKEFLIM